A genomic window from Micromonospora sp. WMMA1947 includes:
- a CDS encoding YraN family protein yields the protein MTNRNRAVGAYGERCALRHLIETGLRPVARNWRCPEGEIDIIAWEGPVLAICEVKTRRTEQFGSPAEAVVPAKARRLRGLAARWLAETGTTADEVRFDVLSVRLPLTGPARVEHLRGAF from the coding sequence ATGACGAACCGGAACCGAGCCGTCGGGGCGTACGGCGAGCGGTGCGCGCTACGGCACCTGATCGAGACGGGCCTGCGCCCGGTCGCCCGCAACTGGCGCTGCCCCGAGGGCGAGATCGACATCATCGCCTGGGAGGGGCCGGTCCTCGCCATCTGCGAGGTCAAGACCCGCCGCACCGAGCAGTTCGGCTCGCCCGCCGAGGCCGTCGTACCGGCCAAGGCCCGCCGGCTGCGCGGCCTGGCCGCGCGCTGGCTCGCCGAGACCGGAACCACCGCCGACGAGGTCCGCTTCGACGTGCTCTCCGTCCGGCTCCCGCTCACCGGCCCCGCCCGGGTCGAGCACCTCCGCGGCGCGTTCTGA